In one Nicotiana sylvestris chromosome 8, ASM39365v2, whole genome shotgun sequence genomic region, the following are encoded:
- the LOC138875103 gene encoding uncharacterized protein has product MKAQAFADHLAENLVDDEYMPLSTYFPDEDVNSIEEVVSDDHPIWKMYFDSAINIKGVGIREILISPIGHHYPATARLRFFCTNNTVEYEACILGLKMAIDLDVHELLVMGDSDLIIRQAQGEWETQDIKLIPYRQCVQDLSKRFRSIEFRYIPRFHNELANALSTLASMLPYPGNTHVDPLEIQVRNQHGY; this is encoded by the coding sequence atgaaagcacaggctttcgcagatcatttggcagagaatctaGTTGATGATGAGTACATGCCACTTAGCACATACTTCCCAGACGAAGATGTCAACTCAATAGAGGAAGTAGTTTCAGACGATCACCCTAtatggaaaatgtattttgatAGTGCTATCAATATCAAAGGAGTTGGGATCAGGGAAATCCTCATCTCGCCTATTGGACATCATTACCCTGCAACAGCCCGACTTCGGTTCTTCTGTACCAATAATACGGTAGAATACGAAGCTTGTATCTTGGGTTTGAAAATGGCCATCGATCTGGATGTGCATGAACTATtggttatgggagattctgacttgattatccggcaagcccaaggtgaatgggagaCTCAAGACAtcaagcttattccatacagACAATGTGTGCAAGACTTGAGCAAAAGATTCAGATccatcgagttcaggtacattcccagGTTTCACAACGAGCTAGCCAATGCCTTGTCCACTTTAGCCTCAATGCTACCTTATCCAGGCAACACTCATGTTGACCCACTAGAAATCCAAGTTCGGAATCAACACGGTTATTGA